The genomic region ACGTTGATGAAAAGTTTGTTGACACCTGTTTAGACAATTGCTCGGTTTTATTTGTTGACGAGGCTCAGAGAATCAGGGACTCCCAATTGGAAATAATATTGAAAAAATCCATAGAAAATGAAATACCTATTATATTTTCTTATGATAAAAAACAGTTTTTACATAAAAATGAAGGAAAAGATATAGCTGAATATTTAAGAGGTAAATATCCAGAAGTTCGGCTTTCGGAAAAACATCTATCGTCGAATGTGCGTACAAACAATAAAATAGCGTCTTTTATAAACAACTTGTTCAAACCGGGAAGTTGTTATAGTAATTTGGATTACGATTGTATAACAATTGAATATTTCAAGAATTTGGATGATATGAAGAATTACGTAAATTTCTTAAGAAAAAATAATTGGACGCCCATAACATATACCACTTTTAAATCTAACAGTGATCCTTACGAGTATTTAGCCGATATATGTCCCATAAACGCACATAATGTCATCGGGCAGGAATTTCCGAAAGTGGTATCATTTATCGACAATCATTTCTATTATGGAGAAAACGGGGAGTTGGAGGCTGAGGACGGTTATTACAGCGCCAAAGGAATGCTATATCAGATTGTAACCCGCGCCGTTGAAGAATTGAAAATTATTGTATTCAATAATTGGAATTTGTACCATAGACTGCTTGAAATAAAATTTGCAGAAACTAAATAAAATAGCCTGCTTTTTGTCGCCTTTGGCTGGGAAATATGAACGCTTCGCGTAATTGTTAAATTCAAACAAGGCTTGCTCCCAGCTCATAGGCTTCTTTTAATTTCAACGGGAACACCTTTTCATGGCGGGATTTTTTCTCTTCCGGATCAAAAACTGTCCAGTCGTATTTGCTGTAATCATCAACCTGCAAAGTGTTCCCGCAGATCATGACTTTTGTCGGTCCGACAAAGCGTTCCAGCGTCTGTTTATATCTGTCAAGCATGACTGTATAGCCTATTTTGTCGTAATAGCTTTCGTCACAGTTACTGGTATGGATTAGAAGGACGGGAATCATGTGTTCGTTGCAGTTAGGCCGTTCTTTGTTATAGGTCAATGACTGGAATACCAGCCGCTCATAAAGGGCTCTGAATCCTGCCGTCATTTCAGACAGATAATTCGGTGAGCCGAGGATAAGACCGTCGGCTTTACGGATTTTACCCAATACCTCAGTTAAACCGTCCTTAACGGCGCATCTGCCAAAACTTTCAGGCAGTTTGCAACGGAAACATGAAATACATCCTTTAAAAGGCTCAAGCTTATAAAGGTGAATGACTTCAGCGTCAGCCCCCGCTTCCCTGGCTCCCCTTGCCGCGGCCTCCACCAGTTTGGCTGTATTCCAGTTAGTCCTCGGACTGGCATTGACAGCAACAATATATTTCATGCTTATCCCTCCCGGTTAAATTCGGCACTTATTATTTTACAACCGTCACATGACGCAGACAATATGAGTATTTCGGAATAATAAATCATCCGGAATGACTTTTCGCGACAAACGCTGAAAATTAAAATAATACCGCTTTATAAAAATAAAAATACTCTCTTTCGTTTATAAACGTATCTGCCCGAAAGAGAGTATTTTAATTCATATTGACGGGTTGATTTCATTAAGTTTTTCAAT from Thermoclostridium stercorarium subsp. stercorarium DSM 8532 harbors:
- a CDS encoding flavodoxin family protein, producing the protein MKYIVAVNASPRTNWNTAKLVEAAARGAREAGADAEVIHLYKLEPFKGCISCFRCKLPESFGRCAVKDGLTEVLGKIRKADGLILGSPNYLSEMTAGFRALYERLVFQSLTYNKERPNCNEHMIPVLLIHTSNCDESYYDKIGYTVMLDRYKQTLERFVGPTKVMICGNTLQVDDYSKYDWTVFDPEEKKSRHEKVFPLKLKEAYELGASLV